A genome region from bacterium includes the following:
- a CDS encoding FHA domain-containing protein translates to MYKLVFKDGEKIVSFPFQHGEVRIGRASDNDLVINDFGVSRHHAKVVVENGQSYIVDLESRNGTRVNNALVTRRPLTDGDEISLGKFTIRFTKTTDDQVQIDEGKEESLSSPGTFIKPISDIRRIIPESVSVTDVQAHEPAAIRNIQKSNQILQILIAVAKSLLTVQPLDEVLNLVMNLIFDHLPAERGFLMLYDEHTRELTPKVVKYRNQASDSGKITISRTMTNKVFQDKVSILTSDAQMDPRFDGGASIIFHSIRSAMCAPLWNKDDVIGVVFIDSSTRSGSFSTEDLDLLTALANYAAIGIEQARLNEKIKEELKRRSQLERYHSPAVVNRIISMSSTDSSIEAQELDVTVLFADIVGFTSMAENMEPHRVSLILNDYFTEMTDIIFSNDGTLDKFIGDAIMAIFGAPIPMEDHALRAVKTALEMKKRLQELNEEKFTTVPIQIRIAINSGRVVAGDIGSPKRIEYTVLGNTVNVASRLESSVARPDQIVVGENTQAMIADLVETASLGPFNLKGLEKSIMVYEILGEKS, encoded by the coding sequence ATGTACAAGCTGGTTTTTAAAGACGGGGAGAAAATTGTATCTTTTCCGTTCCAGCATGGGGAAGTCCGCATCGGAAGAGCTTCCGATAATGATCTAGTCATCAACGATTTTGGCGTTTCCCGGCACCATGCAAAAGTGGTTGTAGAAAACGGCCAATCTTATATCGTTGATCTTGAATCCCGCAACGGAACCAGGGTAAACAACGCTCTGGTTACCAGACGGCCGCTTACGGATGGTGATGAAATCAGTCTTGGAAAATTTACCATTCGCTTCACAAAAACCACCGATGATCAAGTTCAAATAGACGAAGGAAAAGAAGAGAGTCTTTCCAGTCCCGGCACGTTCATCAAACCGATCAGCGACATTCGAAGAATCATTCCGGAATCTGTTTCTGTCACGGATGTTCAAGCGCACGAACCGGCAGCGATTCGAAACATTCAGAAGAGCAACCAGATTCTGCAGATTCTTATCGCGGTGGCAAAATCCCTTCTGACCGTGCAACCCCTGGACGAGGTTTTGAATCTTGTCATGAATTTGATTTTTGATCATTTGCCGGCGGAGCGCGGGTTCTTGATGCTTTACGATGAGCATACCCGCGAGTTGACTCCGAAGGTTGTGAAATACCGAAACCAGGCGAGCGATTCAGGAAAAATTACGATCAGCAGGACCATGACAAACAAGGTATTTCAAGATAAGGTTTCGATCTTGACTTCTGATGCTCAAATGGATCCACGATTTGATGGTGGCGCCAGCATTATTTTCCATAGCATTCGCTCGGCGATGTGCGCTCCGCTCTGGAACAAAGATGACGTCATCGGCGTTGTCTTTATCGATTCCTCTACGAGATCGGGATCGTTCAGCACCGAAGATCTGGACCTACTCACAGCGCTTGCGAATTACGCGGCGATCGGGATCGAGCAAGCCCGTCTGAATGAGAAGATCAAGGAAGAGCTCAAACGGCGTAGCCAGCTCGAACGATATCACTCTCCTGCGGTCGTCAACCGGATCATTTCCATGAGCTCCACAGACAGCAGCATCGAAGCGCAGGAATTGGATGTTACCGTTCTGTTTGCAGACATAGTTGGATTCACCAGCATGGCGGAAAACATGGAACCGCACCGCGTTTCCCTGATATTGAACGACTACTTCACGGAGATGACGGACATCATTTTCAGTAACGACGGAACCCTCGATAAGTTTATCGGGGATGCCATCATGGCTATTTTTGGCGCGCCGATTCCGATGGAGGACCATGCCCTGCGAGCTGTGAAAACGGCGTTGGAGATGAAGAAGCGTTTGCAGGAGCTGAACGAAGAAAAATTCACCACGGTGCCTATCCAAATTCGAATTGCTATCAATAGTGGACGGGTTGTGGCCGGGGATATCGGTTCCCCGAAACGTATTGAATACACAGTTCTAGGGAATACTGTTAATGTGGCATCGCGATTGGAATCATCGGTGGCCCGTCCGGATCAGATCGTGGTGGGGGAAAATACTCAGGCGATGATCGCCGATCTCGTCGAAACGGCATCCTTAGGTCCGTTCAATTTGAAGGGACTGGAAAAGTCGATTATGGTATATGAGATCCTGGGGGAAAAATCGTAA